A window of Coturnix japonica isolate 7356 chromosome 2, Coturnix japonica 2.1, whole genome shotgun sequence contains these coding sequences:
- the C2H8orf88 gene encoding uncharacterized protein C8orf88 homolog isoform X2, which yields MAGLLSSSFLVFSFIEEDCTWGGLTEQHFKMLKGAQQFVGKSLQPALPVSHLSSKQASEVAFNFQTELPNSAQVCLQSNVDWLSEVTEMKILTQNTVPLQPKQELDAKKERIKYSRDFLLELSSVSLSQKKPEFLPDHPIVLEKPENSNPFADICKK from the exons ATGGCAGGGCTGCTTTCCAGTTCCTTCCTGGTTTTCTCCTTCATTGAGGAGGACTGTACCTGGGGAGGCCTCACGG aacagcacTTCAAAATGCTGAAGGGAGCTCAGCAGTTTGTTGGCAAATCCCTCCAACCCGCACTGCCTGTGTCCCATTTGTCTTCTAAGCAAG CATCAGAAGTTGCTTTCAACTTTCAAACTGAATTACCTAACAGTGCTCAAGTATGTTTGCAGAGTAACGTTGACTGG TTATCTGAAGTGACTGAAATGAAGATCTTAACTCAAAACACAGTGCCTCTTCAACCCAAACAGGAGCTGGATGCAAAAAAAG aaaggatCAAATACAGCAGAGATTTCCTCTTGGAGCTTTCAAGCGTTTCTCTCTCTCAAAAGAAGCCAGAGTTTCTGCCTGATCATCCAATTGTACTTGAAAAGCCA gaaaacagcaaccCTTTTGCTGACATATGCAAGAAGTGA
- the C2H8orf88 gene encoding uncharacterized protein C8orf88 homolog isoform X4 — protein sequence MNGEEQHFKMLKGAQQFVGKSLQPALPVSHLSSKQASEVAFNFQTELPNSAQVCLQSNVDWLSEVTEMKILTQNTVPLQPKQELDAKKERIKYSRDFLLELSSVSLSQKKPEFLPDHPIVLEKPENSNPFADICKK from the exons ATGAACGGAGAAG aacagcacTTCAAAATGCTGAAGGGAGCTCAGCAGTTTGTTGGCAAATCCCTCCAACCCGCACTGCCTGTGTCCCATTTGTCTTCTAAGCAAG CATCAGAAGTTGCTTTCAACTTTCAAACTGAATTACCTAACAGTGCTCAAGTATGTTTGCAGAGTAACGTTGACTGG TTATCTGAAGTGACTGAAATGAAGATCTTAACTCAAAACACAGTGCCTCTTCAACCCAAACAGGAGCTGGATGCAAAAAAAG aaaggatCAAATACAGCAGAGATTTCCTCTTGGAGCTTTCAAGCGTTTCTCTCTCTCAAAAGAAGCCAGAGTTTCTGCCTGATCATCCAATTGTACTTGAAAAGCCA gaaaacagcaaccCTTTTGCTGACATATGCAAGAAGTGA
- the C2H8orf88 gene encoding uncharacterized protein C8orf88 homolog isoform X1, protein MAALFRAGISTRYLGTRSHRAGAHRPFNGCEQHFKMLKGAQQFVGKSLQPALPVSHLSSKQASEVAFNFQTELPNSAQVCLQSNVDWLSEVTEMKILTQNTVPLQPKQELDAKKERIKYSRDFLLELSSVSLSQKKPEFLPDHPIVLEKPENSNPFADICKK, encoded by the exons ATGGCTGCACTTTTTAGGGCGGGTATCTCTACGAGGTATCTCGGGACACGGTCCCACCGGGCAGGCGCTCACCGACCGTTCAACGGCTGTG aacagcacTTCAAAATGCTGAAGGGAGCTCAGCAGTTTGTTGGCAAATCCCTCCAACCCGCACTGCCTGTGTCCCATTTGTCTTCTAAGCAAG CATCAGAAGTTGCTTTCAACTTTCAAACTGAATTACCTAACAGTGCTCAAGTATGTTTGCAGAGTAACGTTGACTGG TTATCTGAAGTGACTGAAATGAAGATCTTAACTCAAAACACAGTGCCTCTTCAACCCAAACAGGAGCTGGATGCAAAAAAAG aaaggatCAAATACAGCAGAGATTTCCTCTTGGAGCTTTCAAGCGTTTCTCTCTCTCAAAAGAAGCCAGAGTTTCTGCCTGATCATCCAATTGTACTTGAAAAGCCA gaaaacagcaaccCTTTTGCTGACATATGCAAGAAGTGA
- the C2H8orf88 gene encoding uncharacterized protein C8orf88 homolog isoform X3, translating to MSYRGPGGGEQHFKMLKGAQQFVGKSLQPALPVSHLSSKQASEVAFNFQTELPNSAQVCLQSNVDWLSEVTEMKILTQNTVPLQPKQELDAKKERIKYSRDFLLELSSVSLSQKKPEFLPDHPIVLEKPENSNPFADICKK from the exons ATGTCCTACAGGGGGCCGGGAGGAGGTG aacagcacTTCAAAATGCTGAAGGGAGCTCAGCAGTTTGTTGGCAAATCCCTCCAACCCGCACTGCCTGTGTCCCATTTGTCTTCTAAGCAAG CATCAGAAGTTGCTTTCAACTTTCAAACTGAATTACCTAACAGTGCTCAAGTATGTTTGCAGAGTAACGTTGACTGG TTATCTGAAGTGACTGAAATGAAGATCTTAACTCAAAACACAGTGCCTCTTCAACCCAAACAGGAGCTGGATGCAAAAAAAG aaaggatCAAATACAGCAGAGATTTCCTCTTGGAGCTTTCAAGCGTTTCTCTCTCTCAAAAGAAGCCAGAGTTTCTGCCTGATCATCCAATTGTACTTGAAAAGCCA gaaaacagcaaccCTTTTGCTGACATATGCAAGAAGTGA
- the C2H8orf88 gene encoding uncharacterized protein C8orf88 homolog isoform X5: MLKGAQQFVGKSLQPALPVSHLSSKQASEVAFNFQTELPNSAQVCLQSNVDWLSEVTEMKILTQNTVPLQPKQELDAKKERIKYSRDFLLELSSVSLSQKKPEFLPDHPIVLEKPENSNPFADICKK, encoded by the exons ATGCTGAAGGGAGCTCAGCAGTTTGTTGGCAAATCCCTCCAACCCGCACTGCCTGTGTCCCATTTGTCTTCTAAGCAAG CATCAGAAGTTGCTTTCAACTTTCAAACTGAATTACCTAACAGTGCTCAAGTATGTTTGCAGAGTAACGTTGACTGG TTATCTGAAGTGACTGAAATGAAGATCTTAACTCAAAACACAGTGCCTCTTCAACCCAAACAGGAGCTGGATGCAAAAAAAG aaaggatCAAATACAGCAGAGATTTCCTCTTGGAGCTTTCAAGCGTTTCTCTCTCTCAAAAGAAGCCAGAGTTTCTGCCTGATCATCCAATTGTACTTGAAAAGCCA gaaaacagcaaccCTTTTGCTGACATATGCAAGAAGTGA